The Brasilonema sennae CENA114 genome includes a region encoding these proteins:
- a CDS encoding group II intron reverse transcriptase/maturase, giving the protein MIRHSSNTSESWSKLPWKKFRRNLFRLQVRVFKAVKAGDMRKARSLQKLILKSKAARLLAIRQVTQLNAGKRTAGIDGKASLNFEERLALEEHLKLNYSNWHHNRLREIPIPKKDGTFRTLKVPTITDRAWQCLAKFALEPAHEATFHARSYGFRTGRSAHDAQRQVLNSLNSYANGIEKRVIELDIEKCFDRISHTTIMDNLIAPKGMKIGIFRCLKAGIHPNFPEQGTPQGGVVSPLLANIALNGIESVHRYHNQGSKITDRTSPNKIIEPTVRYADDMVIFLKPKDNAKEILEKISQFLAERGMKISEKKTKITASTDGFDFLGWHFKVQNNGKVRSTPSLENFKKFRQKVKTIVNCSNYGSEVKAEKLAPLVRGWRNYHRFCKMDGARFSLWFTRRKAFKVFNKETKNDRWSCATLTNKAFPAVSCSERKYVMVKGNKSPYDGDIQYWSERNSKLYDGETSKALKRQNHACGHCGMKMLPGETIHLHHVDGNHQNWKANNLLAIHQSCHNYIHMSKGKP; this is encoded by the coding sequence ATGATTAGACACAGTAGCAATACTAGTGAATCTTGGAGCAAATTACCCTGGAAGAAATTCCGGCGCAATTTATTCCGCCTACAAGTTAGAGTGTTCAAAGCAGTTAAAGCAGGAGACATGCGGAAAGCGCGGTCACTTCAGAAACTGATTCTGAAATCCAAAGCTGCACGGCTATTGGCTATACGTCAAGTAACTCAGCTTAATGCTGGTAAGAGGACTGCGGGTATTGATGGCAAAGCGTCCCTCAACTTTGAAGAACGCCTTGCACTTGAGGAACACCTCAAGCTCAATTACTCTAATTGGCATCATAACAGATTACGGGAAATCCCGATACCTAAAAAGGACGGAACATTCCGGACTTTAAAAGTCCCCACTATCACAGACAGAGCATGGCAATGCCTTGCAAAGTTTGCTCTAGAACCAGCACATGAAGCAACATTCCATGCACGGAGCTATGGATTCAGAACAGGACGCTCAGCACATGATGCACAGAGACAAGTCCTCAACAGCCTAAACTCCTACGCAAATGGAATAGAAAAGCGAGTAATAGAACTCGATATCGAAAAATGCTTCGACCGGATAAGCCACACAACTATCATGGATAACTTGATAGCACCAAAAGGGATGAAAATTGGTATCTTTCGATGCCTAAAAGCCGGAATACATCCCAACTTTCCAGAACAAGGAACCCCCCAAGGTGGTGTGGTAAGTCCCCTACTAGCTAATATTGCACTCAATGGAATAGAAAGTGTCCACAGGTATCACAACCAAGGGTCAAAGATAACCGATAGGACATCTCCTAACAAGATAATAGAACCAACCGTCCGCTACGCTGACGACATGGTAATTTTTCTTAAACCCAAAGATAATGCAAAAGAAATACTTGAAAAGATAAGCCAATTCCTAGCAGAAAGAGGAATGAAAATCAGTGAGAAGAAAACCAAGATAACCGCATCGACAGATGGTTTCGACTTTTTAGGCTGGCACTTCAAGGTACAGAACAACGGGAAAGTAAGAAGCACTCCCTCGCTGGAGAACTTCAAGAAATTCCGTCAAAAAGTAAAAACTATCGTCAACTGCTCTAATTATGGTTCCGAGGTAAAAGCTGAGAAATTAGCCCCCTTGGTTAGAGGATGGAGGAATTACCACCGCTTCTGCAAAATGGATGGAGCACGGTTCTCACTATGGTTCACCAGACGCAAAGCATTCAAGGTATTCAACAAAGAAACAAAGAATGACAGATGGTCATGCGCAACGCTGACTAACAAAGCATTCCCAGCAGTTTCTTGCTCCGAAAGAAAATATGTCATGGTCAAAGGTAACAAATCACCGTACGACGGAGACATCCAGTACTGGAGCGAGCGTAACAGCAAGCTCTACGATGGCGAAACCTCTAAAGCCTTAAAACGGCAAAACCATGCATGTGGTCACTGCGGCATGAAGATGCTACCAGGTGAAACAATCCACCTACATCATGTAGATGGTAACCACCAGAACTGGAAAGCAAACAATCTTCTAGCCATACATCAAAGTTGTCACAACTACATCCACATGAGCAAGGGGAAACCTTAG
- a CDS encoding RNA-guided endonuclease InsQ/TnpB family protein encodes MTQQSDLKQTKQLFPNYKNVWVQSQQVNLQRLNKAWKKWLFPDKSGKRGGRPKFKKSGQMRSFVFPRVNNPKAGAFLENGVLRLSKIGLMPVIMHRPLPVGFNLKQATIVKKADGWYVCLSLEDDTVPSPLPLDEVKSTVGVDVGLKEFLTTSLGETVPPSKPYRTAQNHLARQQKFLSRKHKGSNGYKKLQNKIARIHQRVGRVRENFHYNTAHKLVKRYDLIAVEDLNIRSLARTPLGKSILDVAWGSFINKLEAVAVRCGVHLVKVNPYGTTVDCSNCGAKVPKTLSIRTHECHKCNAVIDTDENAARNILQRALNAVGLMVSAGGSLGDAQPMKPEAWGWNGVQTT; translated from the coding sequence GTGACTCAGCAGTCAGACCTGAAGCAAACAAAACAGTTGTTTCCCAATTACAAGAATGTTTGGGTACAATCTCAGCAAGTTAATCTACAACGCTTGAATAAGGCTTGGAAGAAATGGTTGTTTCCCGACAAGAGTGGCAAAAGGGGAGGCAGACCGAAGTTTAAGAAGTCGGGACAAATGCGTTCTTTCGTGTTTCCACGAGTCAATAATCCCAAGGCAGGGGCTTTTTTAGAGAACGGAGTATTGCGTTTGTCTAAGATTGGCTTAATGCCCGTAATCATGCATCGACCATTACCAGTCGGGTTTAATCTCAAACAGGCAACGATAGTCAAAAAAGCGGATGGTTGGTATGTGTGCTTGTCCCTAGAAGATGACACAGTGCCATCACCATTGCCATTAGATGAAGTGAAATCTACTGTTGGCGTGGATGTAGGATTAAAAGAATTTCTGACCACATCATTGGGCGAAACAGTGCCCCCAAGCAAGCCATACCGCACTGCACAAAATCATTTAGCCCGACAACAAAAATTTTTATCCCGCAAGCACAAAGGGTCTAATGGCTACAAGAAGCTGCAAAACAAGATTGCTCGCATTCACCAACGAGTGGGGCGGGTGAGAGAAAATTTTCACTACAATACGGCACACAAACTGGTTAAACGCTATGACTTAATTGCAGTTGAAGACTTGAATATCCGAAGTTTAGCTCGCACTCCTTTGGGTAAATCAATCCTAGATGTGGCTTGGGGTAGTTTCATTAACAAGCTGGAAGCAGTGGCAGTCAGATGCGGCGTTCACCTTGTTAAAGTTAATCCTTATGGCACAACTGTGGATTGTTCAAATTGTGGGGCGAAAGTACCTAAAACCCTGTCGATACGTACTCATGAATGCCATAAATGCAATGCGGTCATCGACACAGACGAAAACGCGGCTCGTAATATCTTGCAACGAGCATTAAACGCCGTGGGACTCATGGTGTCTGCTGGTGGAAGCTTAGGGGATGCCCAGCCTATGAAGCCAGAAGCTTGGGGTTGGAATGGAGTACAGACAACTTAA
- a CDS encoding DUF1998 domain-containing protein: MLVHRLREVIALTGFTRFEAAMPNIEGEIDELAINVRRAALDFETSWIPAIENKGEGVFISFHKQVIEEWFKRDAVKKRAEDLNRGFLKWLDSKGIPRDKATFPGVKYIMLHSLSHLLITAVSLECGYAASAIRERIYASDSGY, from the coding sequence GTGCTAGTCCATCGCCTGCGCGAAGTCATAGCCCTCACTGGTTTTACCCGCTTTGAAGCCGCAATGCCAAATATTGAGGGTGAAATCGACGAATTAGCGATTAATGTCCGTCGCGCTGCCCTTGATTTTGAAACAAGCTGGATACCTGCCATTGAAAACAAAGGCGAAGGTGTCTTTATCTCGTTTCATAAGCAAGTCATAGAGGAATGGTTCAAGCGCGATGCGGTGAAGAAGCGGGCGGAAGATTTAAACCGTGGTTTTCTCAAATGGCTTGATAGCAAAGGAATTCCCCGGGATAAAGCCACATTCCCAGGTGTAAAATACATCATGCTGCACTCGCTATCTCACTTGTTGATTACAGCAGTATCCCTCGAATGCGGCTATGCTGCGAGTGCCATCCGTGAACGCATTTATGCAAGCGATTCTGGGTATTGA
- a CDS encoding GAF domain-containing protein encodes MTQPSSQKQAEQQLNQSKGLQESADPKQRPQEWSLKTKAIAWAMLVSMLPVLTVGTTTYYFGSQLTAKQISQARQADTTSLAEAELGLHRLLSLLLIETGVTAVLAGAIAAILGIRAIRPILNAASVSTTMVNRLRRESADSGTSIVSKDELAVLETNINFVKEQLPDLLWKQEAEAERSQVFHNISRGIRQSLTQEDVLRTTVEEVRKALRIDRVAIFRFDSNLDGTFVEESAAPELPKILWTTISDPCFQTGYVEQYRNGRVRAIDDIYQANLTDCHIGLLERFAVKSNLIAPILKNNQLFGLLIAHQCFEPRTWQQYEIDLFAQIAAQVGFALDYVKLLERIDTKADQAQAFINITRRIRESLNEEDVLKATVEETRKVLSADRVLVYGFDSNWYGTVVAESVLPGFPKALRAKIKDPCFVEGYVEKYQAGRVQATNNIYEAGLTTCHISQLEPFAVRANLVASILKDNQLFALLIAHQCSGPRDWQQYEIDLFTQIATQVGFALDHARLVQRIDAEGVQTQLLADMTRSIRESLNEEDVLKTTVEKTRKAMSADRVLVYGFDSNWYGTVIAESVLPGFPKALRAKIKDPCFAEGYVEKYRFGRVQATNNIYEAGLTTCHISQLEPFAVKANLVAPILKDDQLFGLLIAHQCSGPRDWQQYEIDLFTQIATQVGFALDHARLLNKVEQAYQSAEATSYEQREQKEALQLMVLELLRGSQTSVQTLSGEALSQVESLTGAYNQIQALVDSAMEMLICAQQAELQEQQLTQAVHDGHSSIDPILENLCDVQVKVMEAVEKVERLDQPFQKFSQLVGLISHIAFQIKLQAMNTVLEASRTTEGGEQFAWLADQALSQVHQLEASIAEVQLLVPEIQTQANEVVAVIEYGAEQAMRGIRLAQETQEKFNQIIMLSEQMKKLVEELVQTAPVQAKTSTSASQSILEVVSIASKTSEQVLAVAKSLDKLSTLAQNLQEDAD; translated from the coding sequence ATGACTCAGCCTTCTTCTCAAAAGCAAGCCGAGCAACAGTTGAATCAGTCAAAAGGGCTTCAAGAGTCTGCTGATCCGAAGCAGAGGCCACAGGAATGGAGTTTGAAAACCAAGGCAATAGCTTGGGCTATGCTTGTGAGTATGCTCCCTGTGCTGACAGTAGGGACAACTACTTACTACTTTGGTAGCCAGTTGACAGCCAAACAGATTTCCCAAGCAAGACAAGCAGATACCACAAGTCTGGCAGAAGCTGAACTTGGACTACATAGACTGCTGTCACTGCTGTTAATTGAAACGGGGGTGACGGCAGTATTGGCAGGTGCGATCGCTGCAATTTTAGGGATTCGCGCCATTCGTCCAATCCTGAACGCCGCCTCAGTCTCTACCACTATGGTGAATAGGTTACGTCGAGAAAGCGCGGATTCTGGCACCTCCATCGTCAGCAAAGATGAACTGGCTGTCTTAGAGACAAACATCAACTTCGTCAAAGAACAGCTTCCGGATTTACTCTGGAAACAAGAAGCCGAAGCCGAACGCTCCCAGGTGTTTCACAACATTAGCCGCGGTATTCGCCAATCACTCACTCAAGAAGATGTTTTGCGAACCACTGTAGAAGAAGTTCGCAAGGCTCTAAGAATTGACCGCGTTGCCATCTTTCGTTTTGATTCTAACTTGGATGGAACTTTTGTAGAAGAATCTGCAGCACCTGAGTTGCCAAAAATCCTATGGACTACCATCTCAGACCCCTGTTTCCAAACAGGGTATGTCGAACAATATCGAAATGGTCGTGTTCGTGCTATTGATGATATCTATCAAGCTAATCTCACTGATTGTCATATTGGGTTGCTAGAGCGATTTGCTGTAAAATCTAATCTAATCGCACCCATTCTCAAAAACAACCAGCTATTTGGCTTATTGATTGCACATCAGTGCTTTGAACCTCGTACATGGCAGCAGTATGAGATTGATTTGTTTGCTCAAATAGCGGCACAAGTGGGATTTGCTCTTGACTACGTTAAGCTCTTAGAACGGATAGATACAAAAGCCGATCAAGCTCAAGCATTTATAAATATTACCCGCCGCATTCGAGAATCGCTCAACGAAGAGGATGTCCTAAAAGCTACCGTTGAAGAAACCCGTAAAGTACTGAGCGCTGACCGAGTGCTCGTTTATGGCTTTGACAGCAACTGGTATGGAACTGTGGTTGCAGAATCAGTGCTTCCAGGTTTTCCCAAAGCGTTGCGAGCCAAAATCAAAGACCCCTGCTTTGTTGAGGGCTATGTAGAAAAGTACCAAGCTGGTCGAGTTCAAGCCACCAATAACATTTATGAAGCTGGCTTGACTACTTGTCACATTAGCCAACTCGAACCCTTTGCTGTCAGGGCAAATTTGGTTGCGTCCATTCTCAAAGATAACCAGCTATTTGCCTTATTAATTGCACATCAGTGTTCGGGACCTCGTGATTGGCAGCAGTATGAAATCGATTTGTTCACCCAGATAGCCACGCAGGTGGGATTTGCTCTCGACCATGCTAGACTTGTTCAACGAATCGATGCTGAAGGAGTGCAAACTCAATTGCTTGCGGACATGACCCGTTCCATTCGGGAATCGCTCAACGAAGAGGATGTCCTCAAAACCACTGTTGAAAAAACCCGCAAAGCAATGAGCGCTGACCGAGTACTGGTTTATGGGTTTGACAGCAATTGGTATGGAACTGTGATTGCAGAATCAGTGCTTCCAGGTTTTCCCAAAGCGTTGCGAGCCAAAATCAAAGACCCCTGCTTTGCTGAGGGCTATGTGGAAAAGTACCGATTTGGTAGAGTTCAAGCTACCAATAACATTTATGAAGCTGGTTTGACTACTTGTCACATTAGCCAACTCGAACCGTTTGCTGTTAAGGCAAATTTGGTTGCGCCCATTCTCAAAGATGACCAGTTATTTGGCTTATTGATTGCGCATCAGTGTTCAGGACCTCGTGATTGGCAGCAGTATGAAATTGATTTATTCACCCAAATAGCTACGCAGGTGGGATTTGCTCTCGACCATGCCAGACTCCTAAACAAGGTAGAGCAGGCGTACCAATCTGCTGAAGCGACCTCTTACGAGCAGCGTGAACAAAAAGAAGCACTCCAGCTCATGGTACTTGAGTTGCTCAGAGGTAGTCAAACATCTGTCCAAACCCTTTCAGGTGAGGCTCTTAGCCAGGTTGAGTCCCTTACTGGTGCCTACAATCAAATTCAAGCGTTAGTTGATTCGGCTATGGAAATGCTGATTTGTGCCCAACAAGCAGAACTGCAAGAGCAGCAGCTCACTCAGGCAGTACACGATGGACATTCGTCGATAGACCCGATTTTAGAAAACTTGTGTGATGTCCAAGTAAAGGTTATGGAAGCTGTCGAGAAGGTCGAGCGTCTAGACCAACCTTTTCAAAAGTTCTCCCAGCTCGTGGGCCTCATTAGTCATATAGCATTTCAAATAAAGCTCCAAGCTATGAATACAGTACTTGAAGCAAGTCGCACCACAGAAGGTGGTGAACAATTTGCTTGGCTCGCTGACCAAGCACTTTCTCAAGTGCATCAATTAGAAGCGAGTATTGCAGAAGTACAATTACTCGTTCCAGAAATTCAGACACAAGCCAATGAAGTAGTTGCTGTTATAGAATACGGGGCAGAACAGGCGATGAGGGGGATTAGATTGGCGCAGGAAACTCAGGAGAAGTTCAATCAGATTATTATGCTCAGTGAGCAAATGAAAAAACTGGTCGAGGAACTTGTCCAAACTGCTCCTGTCCAAGCAAAAACTTCAACCTCAGCAAGCCAATCTATTCTAGAAGTTGTCAGTATTGCCAGCAAGACTTCGGAACAAGTCCTGGCAGTAGCTAAGTCTTTAGACAAGCTGTCAACACTCGCACAAAATCTACAGGAGGATGCTGATTGA
- a CDS encoding HhoA/HhoB/HtrA family serine endopeptidase translates to MNKKYLNNNQKLIKLNIDGFEHKNNLTNKFFCNKPITHLLLPLLGVGITFLSACSINSSRNVEASRETNTANAQPVQQSATPNNRPLTPTPEDNNFVVAVVNKVEPAVVQINTSRTVRSQVPEILNDPFYQRFFGRQIPAQPQEKVVRGVGSGFVINANGQILTNAHVVNDADTVSVSLSDGRTVEGKVLGQDKLTDIAVVQVPLNNLPTVELATSQRVQPGQWAIAIGNPLGLQETVTVGVVSATDRSISDIGASDNRVGYIQTDAAINPGNSGGPLLNARGQVIGVNTAIIQGAQGIGFAIPIDTAERIAQQLITQGKVEHPFIGIQMVSLTPELKQRINSLSNSNVRVQADQGILIVRVLPGSPADRAGIRPGDVIRQINNQSVTTADTVQQIIDKSGVGANVQMQLQRNDTTVQVTVQPGSRPANAQ, encoded by the coding sequence ATGAACAAAAAATACCTAAATAATAATCAAAAGCTTATCAAATTAAATATAGATGGTTTCGAGCACAAAAATAATCTCACAAACAAATTCTTTTGTAACAAACCGATAACTCACTTATTGTTACCACTTCTGGGAGTAGGAATTACATTTTTGAGTGCCTGCTCAATAAACTCATCCAGAAACGTGGAAGCTTCACGGGAGACTAATACTGCTAATGCTCAACCAGTCCAACAGTCTGCTACTCCAAATAACCGTCCTCTGACACCAACTCCAGAGGATAATAACTTTGTAGTTGCTGTGGTAAATAAGGTTGAACCTGCGGTAGTGCAAATTAATACTTCCAGAACTGTCAGAAGCCAAGTCCCAGAGATCTTAAATGACCCATTCTATCAACGGTTTTTTGGTCGGCAGATACCAGCACAGCCTCAAGAGAAAGTGGTGCGTGGTGTTGGTTCTGGTTTTGTGATTAATGCTAATGGACAGATTCTCACAAATGCTCACGTTGTCAACGATGCTGATACAGTATCGGTATCATTGTCCGACGGTCGTACTGTTGAAGGAAAAGTCTTGGGACAAGACAAATTGACTGATATTGCGGTTGTGCAAGTTCCACTAAATAACCTGCCAACTGTAGAACTGGCAACATCTCAGCGGGTTCAGCCAGGACAGTGGGCGATCGCAATCGGGAATCCCTTAGGTTTGCAAGAAACGGTAACAGTGGGCGTTGTTAGTGCAACGGATCGTTCTATTAGTGATATCGGTGCATCTGATAACCGCGTTGGTTATATTCAAACTGACGCAGCCATTAATCCTGGAAACTCCGGCGGACCACTGCTAAATGCTCGTGGTCAAGTTATTGGGGTCAACACAGCTATTATCCAGGGCGCTCAAGGAATAGGCTTTGCGATTCCCATCGACACCGCCGAGCGAATTGCCCAACAATTAATTACTCAGGGCAAAGTTGAACATCCCTTCATAGGGATTCAGATGGTATCCCTGACACCTGAACTTAAGCAACGGATTAACAGCCTTTCTAATAGTAACGTCCGCGTGCAAGCAGACCAAGGCATTCTGATTGTCCGCGTTCTTCCTGGTTCTCCGGCTGATAGAGCCGGAATACGTCCAGGAGATGTCATCCGACAAATCAACAATCAATCTGTTACCACTGCGGATACAGTGCAGCAGATAATTGATAAAAGTGGCGTTGGGGCAAACGTGCAAATGCAACTGCAACGTAATGACACAACCGTGCAAGTTACAGTACAACCTGGGTCGAGACCAGCAAATGCGCAATAA